A DNA window from Hordeum vulgare subsp. vulgare chromosome 1H, MorexV3_pseudomolecules_assembly, whole genome shotgun sequence contains the following coding sequences:
- the LOC123413098 gene encoding Bowman-Birk type proteinase inhibitor B5-like, which yields MKSTKLAAILILQAVLVMGILSHVNADFFPKCCNNCRSFSGVDVCDDAHPQCPKGCSACRVVTPSPHKTFRCADMKSTVDGTCGGPCKKH from the exons ATGAAGAGCACCAAGCTCGCGGCGATCCTGATCCTCCAGGCCGTCCTGGTCATGGGGATCCTCTCCCACGTTAACG CCGACTTCTTCCCCAAGTGCTGCAACAACTGCAGGTCCTTCTCGGGGGTCGACGTCTGCGACGACGCCCACCCCCAGTGCCCCAAGGGCTGCTCCGCCTGCCGCGTGGTGACCCCGAGCCCTCACAAGACGTTCCGCTGCGCCGACATGAAGAGCACCGTCGACGGCACCTGCGGTGGCCCATGCAAAAAGCACTGA